Proteins encoded in a region of the Streptomyces liliiviolaceus genome:
- a CDS encoding ABC transporter substrate-binding protein — protein MAAAHRPSGTSARPTRRTVLRRSAAVVGGAAASAALSACAGEGSGVDADGRVRIEVWHGQTDTGRAAIESLTAEFNRTHPRIRVDLGGGVLSDAMLQKITAALASGSFPDIAYIFGSDLASVARSPSVVDLTDTFHSGPVPWKDFWAPAREAVTLNGQVRAAPALIDSLAVVCNKKLFRDAGLPLPRPGWSWDDFTRTAAKLTDRGRGVFGTGWPGVGDEDTVWRLWPMIWDLGGDVTSKDGRRIGFEDTGLRALRTVEDLVRTRSVYIDAKTGSEQMYRVFLSGRMGMAVTGPWQLPDIRQAKVDYHVVPLPSYSGRPITISGPDTWTVFDNGTARVEAARTFVTWLSRPAQDVQWDIEAGSLPMSRGTQALPAWQKQEDETPGLQVFTKTLESARVRPVHPAYPQISQSLGQAITAVLLGRSSPADALRDCVDEANAALLIPR, from the coding sequence ATGGCCGCAGCACATCGCCCGAGCGGCACTTCTGCACGTCCGACCCGTCGCACGGTGCTGCGGCGCAGCGCGGCCGTGGTGGGAGGGGCCGCTGCGTCGGCGGCCCTGTCGGCCTGCGCGGGAGAGGGCAGCGGTGTCGACGCCGACGGCCGGGTCAGGATCGAGGTGTGGCACGGACAGACCGACACCGGCCGGGCCGCGATCGAAAGCCTGACGGCCGAGTTCAACCGGACGCATCCGCGGATCCGGGTCGACCTCGGCGGCGGTGTCCTCTCGGACGCGATGCTGCAGAAGATCACCGCCGCCCTCGCCTCCGGTTCGTTCCCGGACATCGCCTACATCTTCGGCTCCGACCTGGCGAGCGTCGCCCGCAGTCCCTCCGTGGTGGACCTGACGGACACGTTCCACTCAGGTCCCGTTCCGTGGAAGGACTTCTGGGCGCCGGCCCGCGAGGCGGTCACCCTCAACGGGCAGGTGCGGGCCGCGCCCGCGCTCATCGACTCCCTCGCGGTCGTGTGCAACAAGAAGCTCTTCCGTGACGCCGGGCTGCCGCTGCCCCGGCCCGGCTGGAGCTGGGACGACTTCACGAGGACGGCGGCCAAGCTCACCGACCGCGGGCGCGGTGTCTTCGGCACGGGCTGGCCCGGCGTGGGCGACGAGGACACCGTGTGGCGGCTGTGGCCGATGATCTGGGACCTCGGAGGTGACGTCACCAGCAAGGACGGACGGCGGATCGGCTTCGAGGACACCGGACTGCGGGCCCTGCGGACGGTCGAGGACCTGGTGAGGACACGGAGCGTCTACATCGACGCCAAGACCGGCAGCGAGCAGATGTACCGGGTCTTCCTGTCGGGCCGTATGGGCATGGCCGTCACCGGGCCGTGGCAACTCCCCGACATCCGGCAGGCGAAGGTCGACTACCACGTCGTACCGCTGCCCAGTTACAGCGGCCGGCCCATCACCATCTCCGGGCCGGACACCTGGACCGTCTTCGACAACGGCACGGCCCGCGTGGAGGCCGCCCGCACCTTCGTGACCTGGCTGTCGCGGCCCGCCCAGGACGTGCAGTGGGACATCGAGGCAGGCAGCCTGCCCATGAGCCGGGGCACCCAGGCGCTGCCGGCCTGGCAGAAGCAGGAGGACGAGACCCCGGGGCTCCAGGTGTTCACCAAGACCCTGGAGTCGGCGCGGGTGCGGCCGGTGCATCCGGCGTATCCGCAGATCTCGCAGTCGCTCGGCCAGGCGATCACCGCCGTGCTCCTCGGCCGCAGCTCCCCCGCCGACGCCCTGCGCGACTGCGTGGACGAAGCCAACGCCGCCCTGCTCATACCGCGTTGA
- a CDS encoding carbohydrate ABC transporter permease: protein MPRLPTPVTLPDRGEKRSPRTRTRPLLGKAGTAPGAPPGRHTPRRRMRQETATAWAFVAPSVLVILGLSVVPVVWSLLLSFQADDLVTPSRWVGLDNYRALAQDPHFDQAVRNTIVYTVLYVPLSIGFGLLLALALNRRIRLVGLYRTLIFVPFVISAAAQGVLFSFILDPEFGAANAVLDKIGISPQGFLNDPGQALAALLAISLWSGTGFCVVVLLAALQDVPPSLIEAARLDGAGRLHLLRHVVLPSLGPVMVFLLLWQAITSLQVFDLVYVTTKGGPLGSTTVIVYFIWEQAFKNFTAGYGAAAAYALALALLVLAALPRLTRSVRDRARTDRHLEGAAR, encoded by the coding sequence ATGCCCCGCCTGCCCACCCCCGTGACGCTCCCGGACCGGGGCGAGAAGCGCAGCCCCCGTACGCGGACACGCCCCCTCCTCGGCAAGGCCGGTACCGCGCCGGGCGCCCCGCCGGGCCGTCACACACCACGCCGCCGGATGCGGCAGGAGACGGCGACCGCCTGGGCGTTCGTCGCGCCGTCCGTCCTCGTCATCCTCGGACTGAGTGTCGTCCCCGTGGTCTGGTCGCTCCTGCTGTCCTTCCAGGCCGACGATCTCGTGACGCCGAGCCGATGGGTCGGCCTCGACAACTACCGGGCCCTCGCCCAGGACCCGCACTTCGACCAGGCGGTCCGCAACACCATCGTGTACACGGTGCTGTACGTACCGCTGAGCATCGGCTTCGGCCTGCTGCTCGCGCTCGCCCTGAACCGGCGCATCCGGCTCGTCGGGCTCTACCGGACCCTCATCTTCGTGCCGTTCGTCATCTCGGCCGCCGCGCAGGGAGTGCTGTTCTCCTTCATCCTCGACCCGGAGTTCGGAGCGGCCAACGCCGTCCTGGACAAGATCGGGATCTCCCCCCAGGGCTTCCTCAACGACCCCGGCCAGGCGCTCGCCGCCCTGCTCGCGATCTCCCTGTGGAGCGGCACCGGCTTCTGCGTGGTGGTGCTGCTGGCGGCGCTGCAGGACGTCCCGCCGTCCCTCATCGAGGCGGCCCGTCTCGACGGGGCCGGGCGGCTGCACCTGCTGCGCCATGTCGTCCTTCCCTCGCTCGGACCCGTCATGGTCTTCCTCCTGCTGTGGCAGGCCATCACCTCCCTCCAGGTCTTCGACCTCGTCTACGTCACGACGAAGGGCGGCCCCCTGGGATCCACCACGGTGATCGTCTACTTCATCTGGGAGCAGGCGTTCAAGAACTTCACGGCAGGTTACGGCGCGGCGGCGGCGTACGCCCTGGCGCTCGCCCTGCTGGTGCTCGCCGCGCTGCCGCGGCTGACGCGCAGCGTGCGCGACCGGGCCCGCACGGACCGGCACCTCGAAGGAGCCGCACGATGA
- a CDS encoding carbohydrate ABC transporter permease — MTTASPSPAASPSSAASTSSAVSASGPVYAGAAGPAPAGSAEGPGRRRRLLPFSPWHLLLAPLCLVFAIPLIWLLLSSVMSDAEINRFPPSLWPSGIDLEGYRYVIGNAMFPRWFANSLIVSLTAVASNLVLGSLGGYAFARMRFAGSRILLALMLATMAIPFQLTMIPTFLVMKRLGLIDSLGALIVPSLVTPFAVFLLRQFFLSLPRELEEAAWLDGCSRLGVLWRIVLPLSRPALSTVAVLTFLTTWNDLTWPLIAINHDTQYTLQLGLTTFQGQHHTRWSAVMAGNMITVLPVLLAFLFAQKTFIQSITSSGLKG; from the coding sequence ATGACGACCGCTTCCCCCTCGCCGGCAGCATCTCCCTCGTCGGCCGCGTCCACCTCGTCCGCCGTGTCCGCCTCGGGCCCCGTGTACGCCGGTGCCGCTGGTCCCGCGCCCGCCGGATCTGCCGAGGGACCGGGCCGGCGCCGGAGGCTGCTGCCGTTCAGTCCCTGGCACCTCCTGCTCGCCCCGCTCTGTCTGGTCTTCGCGATCCCGTTGATCTGGCTGCTGCTCAGTTCCGTCATGAGCGACGCCGAGATCAACCGGTTCCCGCCGTCGCTGTGGCCGTCGGGGATCGACCTGGAGGGCTACCGGTACGTCATCGGCAACGCGATGTTCCCCCGGTGGTTCGCCAACTCGCTGATCGTGTCCCTGACCGCGGTGGCGTCCAACCTGGTGCTGGGCTCCCTGGGCGGTTACGCCTTCGCCCGGATGCGGTTCGCCGGTTCGCGGATCCTGCTCGCCCTCATGCTCGCCACGATGGCGATCCCGTTCCAGCTGACGATGATCCCGACCTTCCTGGTCATGAAGCGCCTTGGACTCATCGACTCGCTGGGCGCGTTGATCGTCCCCTCGCTGGTCACGCCGTTCGCGGTGTTCCTGCTGCGCCAGTTCTTCCTGTCGCTGCCCAGGGAGTTGGAGGAGGCGGCCTGGCTCGACGGCTGCTCACGGCTGGGCGTGCTCTGGCGGATCGTGCTGCCGCTGTCCCGGCCGGCGCTGAGCACCGTGGCCGTCCTGACGTTCCTCACCACGTGGAACGACCTGACCTGGCCGTTGATCGCCATCAACCACGACACCCAGTACACCCTGCAGCTGGGCCTGACGACCTTCCAGGGACAGCACCACACCAGGTGGTCCGCGGTCATGGCGGGCAACATGATCACCGTGCTGCCCGTGCTGCTGGCCTTCCTGTTCGCCCAGAAGACCTTCATCCAGTCGATCACGTCGAGCGGCCTCAAGGGATAG
- a CDS encoding carbohydrate kinase family protein: MPHTFDFDLLVIGDANPDVVLGPLDAPLSFGQHEQLVDSGLLTLGGSAAIMACGAARLGLKVAFAGRIGDDDAGRFVRTALDERGVDTTALRVDPTLATPLTVVLTRPDGDRAILTSPGTLTATGPEDVPESLLHAARHVHAASYFLLPQLAAALPELFGAARSRGATTSLDTNDDPSGGWAPDALPATLAVTDFLLPNAQEALALSAAAAVPSAVSSSALSSSAVSSRITSSHTASSSAAGTAPDSIEAAAAALAAHGTHVIVKNGADGAVAHDGFTVLRTDGIPARPVDTVGAGDSFDAGFVAAHLRGLSTADALALAAACGALSTRAHGGTPAQPTWDEAVAALSRNGKNL, translated from the coding sequence ATGCCGCACACCTTCGACTTCGACCTGCTCGTCATCGGGGACGCCAACCCCGATGTCGTCCTCGGTCCCCTCGACGCGCCACTGTCCTTCGGGCAGCACGAGCAACTCGTCGACTCCGGACTCCTCACCCTCGGTGGCTCGGCCGCCATCATGGCCTGTGGCGCGGCCCGGCTCGGTCTCAAGGTGGCCTTCGCCGGACGCATCGGTGACGACGACGCGGGCCGTTTCGTACGGACCGCTCTGGACGAACGCGGGGTGGACACCACCGCCCTGCGCGTCGACCCGACACTGGCCACTCCCCTGACCGTCGTCCTGACCCGGCCGGACGGCGACCGGGCGATCCTCACCTCCCCCGGCACACTGACCGCCACCGGACCGGAAGACGTACCCGAGTCCCTGCTCCACGCCGCCCGGCACGTCCACGCTGCTTCGTACTTCCTGCTGCCTCAACTGGCCGCGGCGCTGCCGGAGTTGTTCGGCGCGGCCCGTTCCCGAGGAGCCACCACCTCCCTCGACACCAACGACGACCCCTCGGGGGGCTGGGCGCCGGACGCGCTGCCGGCCACGCTCGCCGTCACCGACTTCCTCCTGCCCAACGCCCAGGAGGCCCTGGCCCTTTCGGCGGCCGCCGCCGTACCGAGTGCCGTCTCGTCGAGTGCCCTCTCGTCAAGTGCCGTCTCGTCGCGTATCACCTCGTCGCACACCGCCTCGTCGAGCGCTGCCGGAACAGCGCCGGACTCCATCGAGGCGGCAGCCGCGGCCCTGGCCGCGCACGGCACACACGTGATCGTCAAGAACGGTGCGGACGGGGCCGTCGCCCACGACGGCTTCACCGTGCTGCGCACGGACGGCATCCCCGCCCGGCCGGTGGACACCGTCGGAGCGGGCGACAGTTTCGACGCCGGCTTCGTCGCCGCGCACCTGCGCGGTCTGTCCACCGCCGACGCCCTCGCCCTCGCCGCGGCGTGCGGCGCGCTGTCCACCCGCGCCCATGGCGGCACTCCGGCCCAGCCCACCTGGGACGAGGCCGTGGCCGCACTCTCCCGTAACGGAAAGAACCTGTGA